A portion of the Phyllopteryx taeniolatus isolate TA_2022b chromosome 15, UOR_Ptae_1.2, whole genome shotgun sequence genome contains these proteins:
- the LOC133465048 gene encoding programmed cell death 1 ligand 1-like isoform X2, which translates to MKWYNVFILQAMFQPCLQVLLTTDAERTSYWTELGGDVVMGCRFFPLSQHPYEDLTVSWHWISPDRSREVYRMDRGQEQASFRHPDFRGRARLLTEQIKDGWAKLQVSRLRINDTGTYQCVIRTTNGADYKDMKLSVTAPFKTVTKNISKSARGGELVLSCQSEGYPVSTVTWEDAHRRDLNASATVVLTEDRLFRITTQIRVGSSQKNNYTCGFDSSGSSATFLIPDDTQLQKENKYNVVVISACIGIALIGFIVVFIYLHQKGLGRKEQNTPTKKAEEEKITIFTEENTEDQQKEFLKGSHKNNSSDTITGWKRGDTCKQDLPRQLLSFTARHRRNSFPPTKARSCKDEHPSVSQDDKDRGLVTF; encoded by the exons ATGAAGTGGTacaatgtctttattttgcaAGCCATGTTCCAGCCATGTCTCCAAG TCTTGTTAACCACCGATGCGGAGCGGACCTCATATTGGACAGAGTTGGGAGGAGACGTGGTAATGGGCTGCCGGTTCTTCCCTTTGTCTCAGCATCCCTACGAGGACTTGACGGTGTCCTGGCACTGGATCTCGCCGGATCGGTCTCGGGAAGTGTACCGCATGGATCGCGGGCAGGAGCAAGCCTCCTTCCGGCATCCGGACTTCCGGGGTCGCGCCAGGCTTCTCACCGAGCAGATTAAAGATGGCTGGGCCAAGTTGCAG GTGTCCAGGCTGCGCATCAATGACACAGGAACCTACCAGTGTGTAATAAGGACAACAAACGGGGCTGACTATAAGGATATGAAGTTATCTGTTACTG CACCTTTTAAAACGGTCaccaaaaacatttccaaatcAGCAAGAGGAGGCGAGCTCGTGCTAAGCTGCCAGTCCGAGGGCTACCCGGTGTCCACGGTGACCTGGGAGGACGCTCACCGGCGAGATCTCAACGCCAGCGCCACCGTTGTGTTGACAGAGGACCGCCTTTTCAGAATCACCACTCAGATACGAGTGGGATCATCGCAGAAAAACAACTACACGTGTGGATTTGACAGTAGCGGCTCCTCTGCAACTTTTCTCATTCCGG ATGACACACAGCTACAGAAGGAAAACAAGTACaatgtagttgtaattagtGCATGTATTGGAATTGCACTGATTGGCTTCATTGTAGTGTTCATTTATCTGCACCAAAAAG GCCTTGGCAGAAAAGAGCAAAATACCCCAACCAAGAAAgcagaggaagaaaaaataactatttttacTGAAG AAAATACAGAAGACCAGCAAAAAGAGTTTTTGAAAGGTTCTCACAAAAACAACTCCTCCGACACCATCACCGGATGGAAACGTGGGGATACCTGCAAGCAGGACCTGCCTCGCCAGCTGCTGA GCTTCACTGCCAGACATCGGAGGAACAGCTTTCCTCCAACGAAAGCCAGGTCGTGCAAAGACGAGCATCCTTCGGTCTCGCAAGACGACAAAGATAGAGgtcttgtgacattttag
- the LOC133465048 gene encoding programmed cell death 1 ligand 1-like isoform X3 — protein MKWYNVFILQAMFQPCLQVLLTTDAERTSYWTELGGDVVMGCRFFPLSQHPYEDLTVSWHWISPDRSREVYRMDRGQEQASFRHPDFRGRARLLTEQIKDGWAKLQVSRLRINDTGTYQCVIRTTNGADYKDMKLSVTAPFKTVTKNISKSARGGELVLSCQSEGYPVSTVTWEDAHRRDLNASATVVLTEDRLFRITTQIRVGSSQKNNYTCGFDSSGSSATFLIPGLGRKEQNTPTKKAEEEKITIFTEENTEDQQKEFLKGSHKNNSSDTITGWKRGDTCKQDLPRQLLMCIRLMLYRLHCQTSEEQLSSNESQVVQRRASFGLARRQR, from the exons ATGAAGTGGTacaatgtctttattttgcaAGCCATGTTCCAGCCATGTCTCCAAG TCTTGTTAACCACCGATGCGGAGCGGACCTCATATTGGACAGAGTTGGGAGGAGACGTGGTAATGGGCTGCCGGTTCTTCCCTTTGTCTCAGCATCCCTACGAGGACTTGACGGTGTCCTGGCACTGGATCTCGCCGGATCGGTCTCGGGAAGTGTACCGCATGGATCGCGGGCAGGAGCAAGCCTCCTTCCGGCATCCGGACTTCCGGGGTCGCGCCAGGCTTCTCACCGAGCAGATTAAAGATGGCTGGGCCAAGTTGCAG GTGTCCAGGCTGCGCATCAATGACACAGGAACCTACCAGTGTGTAATAAGGACAACAAACGGGGCTGACTATAAGGATATGAAGTTATCTGTTACTG CACCTTTTAAAACGGTCaccaaaaacatttccaaatcAGCAAGAGGAGGCGAGCTCGTGCTAAGCTGCCAGTCCGAGGGCTACCCGGTGTCCACGGTGACCTGGGAGGACGCTCACCGGCGAGATCTCAACGCCAGCGCCACCGTTGTGTTGACAGAGGACCGCCTTTTCAGAATCACCACTCAGATACGAGTGGGATCATCGCAGAAAAACAACTACACGTGTGGATTTGACAGTAGCGGCTCCTCTGCAACTTTTCTCATTCCGG GCCTTGGCAGAAAAGAGCAAAATACCCCAACCAAGAAAgcagaggaagaaaaaataactatttttacTGAAG AAAATACAGAAGACCAGCAAAAAGAGTTTTTGAAAGGTTCTCACAAAAACAACTCCTCCGACACCATCACCGGATGGAAACGTGGGGATACCTGCAAGCAGGACCTGCCTCGCCAGCTGCTGA TGTGCATCCGTTTGATGCTTTACAGGCTTCACTGCCAGACATCGGAGGAACAGCTTTCCTCCAACGAAAGCCAGGTCGTGCAAAGACGAGCATCCTTCGGTCTCGCAAGACGACAAAGATAG
- the LOC133465048 gene encoding programmed cell death 1 ligand 1-like isoform X4, whose translation MDRGQEQASFRHPDFRGRARLLTEQIKDGWAKLQVSRLRINDTGTYQCVIRTTNGADYKDMKLSVTAPFKTVTKNISKSARGGELVLSCQSEGYPVSTVTWEDAHRRDLNASATVVLTEDRLFRITTQIRVGSSQKNNYTCGFDSSGSSATFLIPDDTQLQKENKYNVVVISACIGIALIGFIVVFIYLHQKGLGRKEQNTPTKKAEEEKITIFTEENTEDQQKEFLKGSHKNNSSDTITGWKRGDTCKQDLPRQLLMCIRLMLYRLHCQTSEEQLSSNESQVVQRRASFGLARRQR comes from the exons ATGGATCGCGGGCAGGAGCAAGCCTCCTTCCGGCATCCGGACTTCCGGGGTCGCGCCAGGCTTCTCACCGAGCAGATTAAAGATGGCTGGGCCAAGTTGCAG GTGTCCAGGCTGCGCATCAATGACACAGGAACCTACCAGTGTGTAATAAGGACAACAAACGGGGCTGACTATAAGGATATGAAGTTATCTGTTACTG CACCTTTTAAAACGGTCaccaaaaacatttccaaatcAGCAAGAGGAGGCGAGCTCGTGCTAAGCTGCCAGTCCGAGGGCTACCCGGTGTCCACGGTGACCTGGGAGGACGCTCACCGGCGAGATCTCAACGCCAGCGCCACCGTTGTGTTGACAGAGGACCGCCTTTTCAGAATCACCACTCAGATACGAGTGGGATCATCGCAGAAAAACAACTACACGTGTGGATTTGACAGTAGCGGCTCCTCTGCAACTTTTCTCATTCCGG ATGACACACAGCTACAGAAGGAAAACAAGTACaatgtagttgtaattagtGCATGTATTGGAATTGCACTGATTGGCTTCATTGTAGTGTTCATTTATCTGCACCAAAAAG GCCTTGGCAGAAAAGAGCAAAATACCCCAACCAAGAAAgcagaggaagaaaaaataactatttttacTGAAG AAAATACAGAAGACCAGCAAAAAGAGTTTTTGAAAGGTTCTCACAAAAACAACTCCTCCGACACCATCACCGGATGGAAACGTGGGGATACCTGCAAGCAGGACCTGCCTCGCCAGCTGCTGA TGTGCATCCGTTTGATGCTTTACAGGCTTCACTGCCAGACATCGGAGGAACAGCTTTCCTCCAACGAAAGCCAGGTCGTGCAAAGACGAGCATCCTTCGGTCTCGCAAGACGACAAAGATAG
- the LOC133465048 gene encoding programmed cell death 1 ligand 1-like isoform X1: MKWYNVFILQAMFQPCLQVLLTTDAERTSYWTELGGDVVMGCRFFPLSQHPYEDLTVSWHWISPDRSREVYRMDRGQEQASFRHPDFRGRARLLTEQIKDGWAKLQVSRLRINDTGTYQCVIRTTNGADYKDMKLSVTAPFKTVTKNISKSARGGELVLSCQSEGYPVSTVTWEDAHRRDLNASATVVLTEDRLFRITTQIRVGSSQKNNYTCGFDSSGSSATFLIPDDTQLQKENKYNVVVISACIGIALIGFIVVFIYLHQKGLGRKEQNTPTKKAEEEKITIFTEENTEDQQKEFLKGSHKNNSSDTITGWKRGDTCKQDLPRQLLMCIRLMLYRLHCQTSEEQLSSNESQVVQRRASFGLARRQR, encoded by the exons ATGAAGTGGTacaatgtctttattttgcaAGCCATGTTCCAGCCATGTCTCCAAG TCTTGTTAACCACCGATGCGGAGCGGACCTCATATTGGACAGAGTTGGGAGGAGACGTGGTAATGGGCTGCCGGTTCTTCCCTTTGTCTCAGCATCCCTACGAGGACTTGACGGTGTCCTGGCACTGGATCTCGCCGGATCGGTCTCGGGAAGTGTACCGCATGGATCGCGGGCAGGAGCAAGCCTCCTTCCGGCATCCGGACTTCCGGGGTCGCGCCAGGCTTCTCACCGAGCAGATTAAAGATGGCTGGGCCAAGTTGCAG GTGTCCAGGCTGCGCATCAATGACACAGGAACCTACCAGTGTGTAATAAGGACAACAAACGGGGCTGACTATAAGGATATGAAGTTATCTGTTACTG CACCTTTTAAAACGGTCaccaaaaacatttccaaatcAGCAAGAGGAGGCGAGCTCGTGCTAAGCTGCCAGTCCGAGGGCTACCCGGTGTCCACGGTGACCTGGGAGGACGCTCACCGGCGAGATCTCAACGCCAGCGCCACCGTTGTGTTGACAGAGGACCGCCTTTTCAGAATCACCACTCAGATACGAGTGGGATCATCGCAGAAAAACAACTACACGTGTGGATTTGACAGTAGCGGCTCCTCTGCAACTTTTCTCATTCCGG ATGACACACAGCTACAGAAGGAAAACAAGTACaatgtagttgtaattagtGCATGTATTGGAATTGCACTGATTGGCTTCATTGTAGTGTTCATTTATCTGCACCAAAAAG GCCTTGGCAGAAAAGAGCAAAATACCCCAACCAAGAAAgcagaggaagaaaaaataactatttttacTGAAG AAAATACAGAAGACCAGCAAAAAGAGTTTTTGAAAGGTTCTCACAAAAACAACTCCTCCGACACCATCACCGGATGGAAACGTGGGGATACCTGCAAGCAGGACCTGCCTCGCCAGCTGCTGA TGTGCATCCGTTTGATGCTTTACAGGCTTCACTGCCAGACATCGGAGGAACAGCTTTCCTCCAACGAAAGCCAGGTCGTGCAAAGACGAGCATCCTTCGGTCTCGCAAGACGACAAAGATAG